The following DNA comes from Musa acuminata AAA Group cultivar baxijiao chromosome BXJ1-4, Cavendish_Baxijiao_AAA, whole genome shotgun sequence.
ATTAAGCAATCTATCATTGCTAAAAGTACCATAGAAGTTAAATTGATTGCATTAGATATCATGGCTTAAagatttttttcaaatttatCTTTGGTTTAATTACCTTTGCCACCTATTTCAATTGATTTAAGAGCTGAAATAGAATTTTCGATGAAAAAACTTATATTAAATTCAGAAAATAGTAAACATATTAAAGTTACATAAAAGTGTGACATGATGTTCATTCAATTGTTATATTACATTAAATTAAAATTGAATAAAATCTTATTAATTTACTTACTAAAAACTTAAATAATCGAGACAGGTTTTTACCTATAATAGGCCTACAAGCAGTAAGAACCTAACCTTTGTAATGGATGACATTTTAAAGGAGCTTTGATTTGATAATAATAAGTTGATTGATTAGTCAAGAAGCATGGTTATAAGCACTTTCATAatacataatatatttattatggtGAATAACTTTAAACCCATCCCTATGGTAATTAGTAACTATATGTAGAGGGATAGGAAGAATACAAAAGAGATctaaaattatgtttttttttatgagatataACTTCACACAAATCCCTCCTTGTAAGAGCTCTCCTATATGTGAGTATTTGTAGACGTCTACAACTATATATTTGAGAAATTTCTAAAAACTCTCAAGATTAAAACTAAGATACAAGTGCATAGTTATAAACACATAATCTTAGGATAGGATATTATATTCTATGTATATGATAATGAAAGTTTAGATTAAAGAAACGTTATTCAAAACTTGGTTCACTCCGTTTCATTCAAATACATCTTATTTACACTAAACAAGATTTAAGCATACCACACTGATCGCACAATATAAGTTGAAGtagtatttcttatttatttatatttttaatattaaaaaaattaattttttttagaattattaaGATTAagtaacaaaaaaatattaaaaattttcatttactctctcttattttttttttctttcctttatctCATTTTTAACATGTTATTTTGTGGTTTAACATtcgggtcattaaagacccaaacgtttacttgataaatttttttctagAAAACGAAGACTTCTTGATAGTATCTCGTTCTGATGAGGATGTGATTTTCCTTCGAACAACATCAAATCAAACGTGATTATGAATTCTTATTTTCTTTTAACTTTATCTTTTCTAAACACTATTCaatttactttatatatatatatatatatccatatatatatatataagggtatTAAACTAGACAATTTAatacccttatatatatatatccatttatatatatatatatatatatatatatatatattttcttttaactTTATCTTTTCTAAACACTATTCAATTTACTTTATATTATGAATTCaatttactttatatatatatatatatatatatatatatatatatatatataagggtatTAAACTTCGATAAAAGAAAATTTGTTAACGAGCCAAACTCACATAGTTGTAGTGAGTGTAAATCACATCATCAAATCGTTCCACAAATTCAGAACAGCCCattccaaaataataataataacaataataattcttAAATAACTGGCAATCTAAAGCGTTGAACTCACCGGTCACCATCCTTCCTTACCTTACAATTCCATCGATCAGTTGCCTCTATCGGTGTCTAGCAAGACTTTTTGCTTCCCCCGtttacactctctctctctctctctctctccttgctcGTCATGTCAATTTCCATCCTTCCTGTTCAAACCTCACCGTGTCAAATTCATCTGTATGTGCGTCAGCAAAACCGCCAAGTAGGGACCCATTTTTTTACCAAACAATGCACCTCTAATATTTtgacaaatattatatatatatatatatatatatatatatatatattgttaataCCCGCGCGAAGATGGTGCCGAGTTATTATTTAGCTTATGTAGATGGGTACCACACCAGATGTCCTCTCTGAACTATTCTTTCTTTAGATTATATTCCATTATACTTTTTCACGTAGATTATATTTTCCCAAGTAAAATTATGTTGACTTAAAAAGTTGCGCAAGTGCATGCTTTTTCAACGTGCTTATCTCACATCCGCCAATTCTATCATATAATCGTTGACAGTTTCCAGTTTGTTGACGCAATCTATTCTGAGTTAATTTTTATGTAATCTAAATTACTAACATTGCAGCAAATGATTTAGATACTAAGTAGCTGTGAGAGTACGGCGTTGACAATGCCTTCATTAGTAAGATCTCGTGGCTCCTCCTCACCGCAGAATTCTTCTCTGTTAGCGGGGGAGCTGACCACTTCGACACTTATAAATCCCTCGCCAAGAGCTTCCCCCTCCACCAAGCCCAACCTCTCCTCTCTTCCTCCACCATTACCACCACCGCTCCATCCTTTCCTACTCGAACTCTTAGAAAGCATGGGATCCAACACGGAAGTGCTGCAGCTGTCAccagaggaggacgaggaggcgcGCTTGTATGCCGTGCAGCTGGTGATGGCCATGGCCCTCCCCATGACCCTCAAGGCGGCCATCGAGCTCCGGCTCCTCGAGATCATCGTCAAGGCCGGCCCCGGCGCCAAGCTGAGCGCCGTCGACGTCGCCTCCCAGCTGCCCACCCAGAACCCGCAGGCGGCCGATATGGTAGACCGCATGCTCCGCATACTCGCTGCCTACCGCATCGTCAGCTGCACCGCCGAGCCTGGCGCCGCCGGCCAGCTTCTGCGGAAGTACGGCGCAGCGCCTGTGTGCAAGCACTTAACCGAGAACGAGGATGGTGTGTCCATGGCTCCTCTGTGCTTGTTTGGCCTGGATAAAGTCATGATCGATTTCTGGTAATTCGGGGACTATATATACTATGTAAGAGCTGAAATCTATGGTCGTGTAACAGCTAATGAAATCCTTGGCAGGCACTACTTGAAGGATGCGGTGTTGGAGGGCGGCACCTGCTTCCACAAGGCATACGGTATGACGGCGTTCGAGTACAACGGCAGCGACCCCCGGTTCAACAAACTGTTCAACGAATGCATGAGGAGCCACTCCAGCATCATCACCAAGAAGCTGCTCGATATCTACTGCGGTTTCGACGACGTCAAGGTGCTCGTCGACGTCGGCGGCGGCACCGGAGCCGCCCTCCACATGATCACCTCCAGGCATCCCCAAATCAAGGGCATCAACTTCGACCTCCCTC
Coding sequences within:
- the LOC135672614 gene encoding caffeic acid 3-O-methyltransferase-like, which produces MGSNTEVLQLSPEEDEEARLYAVQLVMAMALPMTLKAAIELRLLEIIVKAGPGAKLSAVDVASQLPTQNPQAADMVDRMLRILAAYRIVSCTAEPGAAGQLLRKYGAAPVCKHLTENEDGVSMAPLCLFGLDKVMIDFWHYLKDAVLEGGTCFHKAYGMTAFEYNGSDPRFNKLFNECMRSHSSIITKKLLDIYCGFDDVKVLVDVGGGTGAALHMITSRHPQIKGINFDLPHVISEAPSFPGVEHVSGDMFVSVPQSDTIFMKWILHDWNDEQCSKLLKNCWKALPEKGKLIVVEYMLPLLPEPNLNLRGAFHLDINMMVFLGGKERTQKEFEALALEAGFSGFTSTYISMYTWVIEFKK